From the Marinobacter sp. es.048 genome, the window GACGACGATGTTGCGCCGGAAAACCTCGGGTTCAATAGCATCCCGGACCAGGCACGAGGCAATGGCATGCAGGTGTTCTTTCTGGATCAGGGTCACCTGCCGTTTGCTGGTGTCGCGGCCCTTGAATCGATCTCCGTCCAGCCCTTTGCCCGGGGTGACCATCACCCTCTCGAGCACTTGCATGGGCTCACCGCGTGCAGGGCGGATTCCAATCCACTCAACGCGGCCGCATTGGGGAAGTGTGTCCAGCAGGGTTTGAAGTGGGGTCGATTCGGGCATGGGCTTTACAAAACTCCTTAGGCGATGAGTTGGAGG encodes:
- a CDS encoding MOSC domain-containing protein, which codes for MPESTPLQTLLDTLPQCGRVEWIGIRPARGEPMQVLERVMVTPGKGLDGDRFKGRDTSKRQVTLIQKEHLHAIASCLVRDAIEPEVFRRNIVVSGLNLLALKGKRFQIGGVVLEYTGLCHPCSKMETALGPGGYNAMRGHGGITTRVVEGGELAPGDKVQALL